From a region of the Methanolinea sp. genome:
- a CDS encoding 50S ribosomal protein L10, producing MALYTHHLPAWKRREVEEIKADAGRYALIGLVDMYGIPATQLQQIRRNLRGSVKLKMTRNTLIEHAFSEIGGEIAVLAGRLSGHSALIFTNENPFKLFKKLEKTKTKMVARPGEKAPDDIVVEKGPTSFKPGPIVGELQQAGIPAAIEAGKVKIRETRTVVRKGDTIGPKQADVLAKLGIKPMDVGLILQAAFYEGSLYEPSVLAIDEDLIFSQITIASQQAFNLSVNAVIPTQETAAPIIARAVREARGLAIEASIYEKDVIDGIIGKAQRESAALQNMVRGS from the coding sequence ATGGCGCTGTACACCCATCACCTCCCTGCCTGGAAGAGGCGGGAGGTCGAGGAGATCAAGGCAGATGCCGGCAGGTACGCGCTCATAGGACTCGTTGACATGTACGGCATTCCCGCCACCCAGCTCCAGCAGATAAGGAGGAACCTGCGAGGATCGGTGAAGCTCAAGATGACGAGGAACACGCTGATCGAGCATGCGTTCTCCGAGATCGGCGGGGAGATCGCCGTGCTTGCCGGCCGGCTTTCTGGTCATTCTGCGCTCATTTTCACCAACGAAAACCCGTTCAAGCTGTTCAAGAAGCTCGAAAAGACAAAGACCAAGATGGTGGCAAGGCCCGGTGAGAAAGCCCCCGACGACATCGTGGTCGAAAAAGGACCGACCAGTTTCAAACCGGGTCCGATTGTCGGCGAACTGCAGCAGGCGGGAATTCCCGCCGCCATCGAAGCGGGGAAGGTGAAGATACGCGAGACCAGGACCGTGGTCAGGAAAGGGGACACCATCGGTCCCAAGCAGGCCGATGTGCTGGCAAAGCTTGGTATTAAACCGATGGATGTCGGGCTCATCCTCCAGGCAGCATTCTATGAAGGCAGCCTCTATGAGCCGTCCGTCCTTGCCATCGATGAAGATCTCATCTTCAGCCAGATCACCATCGCCTCACAGCAGGCATTCAACCTCTCTGTCAATGCAGTCATCCCGACCCAGGAGACCGCAGCGCCGATCATCGCCAGGGCGGTGAGAGAGGCACGGGGACTTGCCATTGAGGCAAGCATCTATGAGAAAGACGTGATCGATGGAATCATCGGAAAAGCACAGAGAGAAAGTGCAGCCCTCCAGAACATGGTCAGGGGATCCTGA
- a CDS encoding 50S ribosomal protein L1, producing the protein MVERARILEAVEAAIKKAPERKFSESVDLTINLKNIDMAQPKNRIDETILLPHGTGRKVGIAVLGKGDITTQAREAGVDLIISPEEIERLGGEPREARQVASSYRFFLAETSVMPQVGRFLGPRLGPRGRMPTPIPGGTDIRPIVERLRNSVKVRTKDKKTFHVKVGSTKMPPEQIADNIDAVLKKIESTLEQGPMNIRSVYVKTTMGPAERLV; encoded by the coding sequence ATGGTAGAAAGGGCCAGGATTCTGGAGGCCGTGGAAGCGGCCATTAAAAAAGCGCCGGAACGGAAGTTCTCAGAGAGCGTTGATCTCACCATCAATCTCAAGAACATCGACATGGCGCAACCGAAGAACCGTATCGATGAGACGATTCTTCTTCCCCACGGCACCGGCAGGAAAGTGGGTATAGCGGTTCTTGGCAAGGGCGACATCACCACCCAGGCACGGGAGGCGGGTGTCGACCTGATTATCAGTCCTGAAGAGATTGAACGGCTCGGTGGAGAGCCACGCGAAGCCCGGCAGGTTGCAAGCTCGTATCGCTTCTTCCTTGCCGAGACCAGCGTGATGCCCCAGGTCGGCCGGTTCCTCGGCCCGCGACTGGGACCCCGGGGCAGGATGCCGACCCCGATCCCGGGCGGGACCGATATAAGACCGATCGTCGAGCGCCTGAGGAACTCGGTGAAGGTCCGGACCAAGGATAAGAAGACGTTCCATGTGAAAGTCGGGTCCACCAAGATGCCGCCGGAGCAGATCGCCGATAACATCGATGCAGTCCTCAAGAAGATCGAGAGCACCCTGGAGCAGGGGCCCATGAACATCAGGTCGGTCTACGTCAAGACTACCATGGGGCCGGCGGAGAGGCTGGTATAA
- a CDS encoding 50S ribosomal protein L11, whose product MADVVEVLVPGGKATAGPPIGPALGPLGINVKAVVDEINKKTGNFNGMQVPVKINVDDKKNFTVTVGIPPTTALIKKEVNIEKGSPEPNLQVVGDLPMEAAVKIARMKANDMLSYDLKNAVKEVVGTCVSVGVNVDGKRPKEVLAAIDAGTYDSVFV is encoded by the coding sequence ATGGCAGACGTGGTCGAGGTTTTAGTCCCTGGAGGCAAGGCAACAGCCGGTCCGCCCATCGGCCCGGCACTCGGACCACTTGGTATTAACGTGAAGGCGGTCGTCGACGAAATCAACAAAAAGACAGGGAACTTCAACGGTATGCAGGTACCGGTGAAGATCAATGTTGACGACAAAAAGAACTTCACGGTCACGGTGGGGATACCGCCCACAACGGCTCTCATCAAGAAAGAGGTTAATATCGAGAAGGGATCCCCCGAGCCCAACTTACAGGTTGTTGGGGACCTGCCGATGGAGGCTGCAGTCAAGATCGCCCGCATGAAGGCCAATGACATGCTCTCCTACGACCTGAAGAATGCGGTCAAGGAAGTTGTCGGGACCTGCGTGAGCGTTGGCGTCAATGTTGATGGCAAACGCCCCAAGGAAGTCCTTGCGGCAATCGATGCCGGAACATACGACTCGGTCTTTGTATAG
- a CDS encoding transcription elongation factor Spt5 — MEEFTNRIFAIKTTSKQERTVADNIKKAIETKATDVQVVAIIVPDELKGYVLVETPESLARIEQLVEKVAHARTVVRGETTLREVAHFLVPKPVVSGISEGTIVELIAGPFKGEKAVVKRIDTGKEEITVELYESVLPIPITVRGDNVRVVDRGEAS, encoded by the coding sequence ATGGAAGAATTCACCAACCGTATTTTTGCTATCAAGACCACCTCGAAGCAGGAAAGAACGGTCGCTGATAACATCAAGAAGGCCATCGAGACCAAGGCCACTGATGTCCAGGTGGTAGCCATCATCGTACCCGATGAGCTGAAGGGATATGTTCTTGTGGAGACACCGGAGAGCCTGGCCCGGATCGAGCAGCTGGTCGAGAAGGTCGCCCATGCGCGTACCGTGGTTCGAGGTGAGACAACGCTTCGCGAGGTGGCCCATTTCCTTGTCCCGAAACCGGTCGTCAGCGGCATCTCGGAAGGCACTATCGTCGAGCTCATTGCCGGTCCGTTCAAGGGTGAAAAGGCCGTCGTAAAACGGATCGACACCGGAAAGGAGGAGATAACAGTCGAGCTTTACGAGAGCGTGCTTCCGATCCCAATAACCGTCAGGGGAGACAATGTCCGGGTTGTCGATCGCGGCGAGGCGAGCTGA
- a CDS encoding protein translocase SEC61 complex subunit gamma, with product MEIAKPDFKININEELFRKYWRILKLARTPTKEEFRKIALVAAAGVLIVGLIGFLIYIGMIPLP from the coding sequence ATGGAGATTGCAAAACCTGATTTCAAAATCAATATCAACGAGGAACTCTTCCGCAAGTACTGGCGTATCCTCAAGCTCGCACGAACTCCAACGAAGGAAGAGTTCAGGAAGATCGCCCTGGTTGCTGCGGCAGGCGTCCTCATTGTCGGGTTGATCGGATTCCTGATCTACATTGGCATGATTCCCCTGCCCTGA